Proteins from a genomic interval of Quercus robur chromosome 9, dhQueRobu3.1, whole genome shotgun sequence:
- the LOC126698316 gene encoding chlorophyll a-b binding protein CP26, chloroplastic, which translates to MASLAASTAAASLGVSEMLGNPLNFSVATRTAPAPSSPATFKTVALFSKKKPAPPPKSKPAPANDELAKWYGPDRRIFLPEGLLDRSEIPEYLNGEVPGDYGYDPFGLSKQPENFSKYQAYELIHSRWAMLGAAGFIIPEALNKFGANCGPEAVWFKTGALLLDGNTLNYFGKSIPINLVLAVVAEIVLVGGAEYYRIINGLDLEDELHPGGPFDPLGLAKDPDQAAILKVKEIKNGRLAMFAMLGFFLQAYVTGEGPVENLAKHLSDPFGNNLLTVIAGSAERSPTL; encoded by the exons ATGGCTTCTCTGGCAGCATCCACGGCAGCAGCATCTCTTGGTGTGTCGGAAATGCTCGGAAACCCTCTCAACTTCAGTGTTGCGACCAGGACAGCCCCAGCGCCCTCCAGCCCAGCTACCTTCAAGACTGTTGCTCTTTTCTCCAAGAAGAAGCCCGCACCGCCACCCAAGTCTAAGCCTGCTCCGGCGAACGATGAGCTTGCCAAGTGGTATG GTCCTGACAGAAGGATTTTCTTGCCGGAGGGCCTCTTGGACCGGTCTGAGATCCCGGAATACTTGAATGGAGAAGTTCCCGGAGA TTATGGTTATGATCCTTTTGGGCTTAGCAAGCAGCCAGAGAACTTCAGCAA ATATCAGGCGTATGAGTTGATTCACAGCCGGTGGGCCATGCTTGGTGCTGCCGGATTCATTATCCCTGAGGCATTAAACAAATTTGGCGCTAACTGCGGCCCTGAGGCTGTCTGGTTCAAG ACTGGGGCTCTACTCCTAGATGGGAACACCTTGAATTACTTTGGGAAGAGCATCCCCATCAATCTTGTTCTTGCTGTCGTCGCCGAGATTGTTCTAGTTGGGGGTGCAGAATATTATAGAATCATCAATGGCTTG GATTTGGAAGACGAGCTTCACCCAGGTGGTCCTTTTGATCCATTGGGGCTAGCGAAGGATCCCGACCAGGCTGCAATTCTAAAGGTGAAGGAGATTAAGAATGGTAGACTTGCAATGTTTGCCATGCTCGGTTTCTTCTTACAAGCTTATGTCACGGGAGAAGGTCCTGTTGAAAACCTTGCAAAACATCTCAGTGATCCTTTTGGCAACAACTTGCTCACTGTGATTGCCGGATCTGCCGAAAGATCTCCAACCCTGTGA